The DNA region CGTGAATGGTGCACGGCAGGCTGACCTCCTTGCCTCTGTGTTTCCATTTTATCCTCCAACAATGCAGCTCGGCAGGCAAAGTGTCCGGATGGGGCAGGTCGCTCCTGTATACGTCCACATGGGGATCCTCAGAGGTGTTGAACTTCATTTGTCCCATGACTGCCGGGACGAGAGACAGGCACTTTAATGCCTTAAGATGATTTTCAGAGAAGATGTCCTTGACCTCCTGAGCGACATACTCCATAACGGGGAGTGTGAGATACTCTTTAAAGAAAGACTCCGGCTGGATTTCCATGGCCCCTCCTGCCTGCTGCTTCCGTAGGAATAACCTCGGCACTTTCACAGGGACCTCCATTGCGGTAGCCAAATTGACAGCCTCTTCGAACCAGAACTCGTGGTACACTTCAAGATTGTCCATTACCTCGTGCAACGAATGCAATACTGCTGTCAGGCTGTTGGCTGCGAAAAAGACATCGAGAGTTTCTCCTTGTAGGTTTTTCCCAAAAGCTCTTGTGAACGACAGAGCGTTCTTTAATACAACCAATGTCACAATAAACTCAAAGTCTGCTAGCGCCTCTGAAATGGCATAGGCCTCGCTGGTGATTTGGTCGTTCCATTTGAGATCTTCATTGTCATGTATGCTGTCCATGCAGAGCAGAAGCGGTTCCATCAGGTCAACAACCATCTCAAAGACGTTATGAAGATCAGTCCAGGTGGAACGCAAGCCCTCCTTGAGATTGctttctttctctgtgtttTCCTGGCAGAGAATGGAGATGGCCTTGTCAAGCTCGGTCTGCAGCGACGGACAGGCTTTAAAAAACGCATCAGTCTTTTTGAGAACTGTCATCACGACCTGCACTCCTGTCAGCGGCATGCCATTCGCAAGATAAACGTTAAGTGCGCAGGTAGAAATGGGTGTGATCACCGCCATAGGATATTTCTCCTTTAGGTGGGCTGCAATGACTTTCATCTTGGTGGCGAGTACACCAGAGCCTGCGTGTGCCTGCCCTCTGCAATGCTccaaacccaaaccccaatcCTTGGTGATCAGAGACTCCAATCTTTCAGCAATAGAGATCTCCTCACCTTCCAACGAAAGGAACTCTATGAATTCCTCCCGAACAGTGTTGGCTTGGTCAACAAAACGCAGGAATATGGGAAGGTGGTCTCCATCTGGGAACTCTAATAACTCCCCGGTGATGATCGAATAGAAACGGCATTCCCGGACTTGTTGAAGAATCTCTTCACGGATGCCCTTCTCGCAGACCTCAAGCATTTGCTTCTGCCGGACTGCTGGCCAATATTCCTCAGCGACGGATGTTGTCTCAAAGCGCCTCCTGAGAAATTCATCACCTGCATTTATACGGCTTTCCAACAGTGCCTGGAAGTTACTTGCAGAATCGGGCTGTTCCTCTACCTCCTCCATTTTTGCATTGCAGCTGTATGGAAAATTCTGCCTTCCTATTAAAATCACCACTTCAAATAAAGACCTTAGGAAATCTCTCCATTCTTTTTGTCCAGTCGACAGCTGAGGAACTTCATCAGTTGTCTCGTTGCCATCCTGAGATTCGCACTCTTTTCTTGAGAGCAACTGGTCAAGTGAAGAATCCACTAGAGAGACAAAACAAGGCCAAGAAAAACAACGTACAAGGCCATTATAATTAAGTACTATATTTTAGTTAATCAGGTTTAAATTATACTTACATCGTCTTTCCCTCATCTTTTGAACCTCTTCATCTGTCTGTGAAGAAAATGGGAACAGAAAACAAGTTATTTGCTTTTCATTacataaaagaagaaaaagttACCACAGACAACGTAACACTtgttaaaattaatatatagaATTAAATTTTATGGTAAATTATTGGACATTTTTGTGtcactataaataaataataatctaaaaaaacattatatacTTTTTCTTCGACTATCAGACGTTTAGTCAATTCATATGATAAATAACAAGTGTCATATTAAACTAGACTTGCTTTTCTATGTTACACGTAGTGAGAAATATTTACAGATAGGGATGCATAACAaataatcgcgattaatctatagtagaataaaagtttttgtttacatcatatatgtgtgtgaactgtgtataataattatgtatatatataaatatgcacacatgcatgtataattgttatatatatatataacaaatgTATAATCTACATATATAactatttataattatataatataaatgatacataaatatacacatgtgaacatttcttaaatatatacatccatgtgtgtgcatttatctatacaaagttattatacacagttcacacacatatgatttttattctgcaatagattaatcgcaattaatcgttatgcatccctatttACAGACCATAAGTTAAGGTTTCTAGAACCATAAACGGTCTCACCATGAACCCTTCATAACCttaattttaaagaatgtaCAAAAAATGTTATTGAGACAGAACCGTAAAGTTTACCGTACCAGAATTTTGATGCGTTTGCGATGTCTGCTGTGAGGATTGCCAAGATGACTGGTTAAATCAAAAATCGTAGGAATCGCAGTGTCTCTTAGTACTGTCCTGTAAGGGCTCTGAAAACAAGATATATTACCATCAATATCACTGTAATTCATCAGGACAGTATTTATATTTGCTTTTGCAGTTATGCATAAAATCTGCAAATGTTATAAAATGAAATGTTGCATTACAGTTTTGCATATCATGGCTGGTTCGAAGTGTTTTGCACATAGTCGGTAGTGCTTGTTTAACTGTTCTGGAGTTTTCTCCTCAAGATCTGCACGCCGACAGTTCTCCACCCACAGCCTACATCTGTGCAAATACaagaaaaataatgttttaattaatgccacacattttaataaatcttaataattatgtttatgCAAGAGAAACTGAGTTCATGGGACCATGGGGGCAAATTGTGACATGTAAAGACCCCAAGTGATTAAACAGAAGAGAGGTAGATATTCACTAAACGCAAAAGGTTGGCATTGTACAATTATGCCACTTTAGTAGACATACAGTCGTTACAAACACACGTGAGAggagtttaataaaataattacatttttatgttcCAGTTTCCTCAAACAAAGGTTGCTTAGGTACATATTATGTATATGTTTGTTGTACACACCAGTTATTTCTATTGTACATTATGTATAGTACATAGTGACAAAGTATACCGTGTGCTTAGCGTGACAGGTACCccacataagtttacaagctGAAAACAGAAAGAGAGTAGCAGACACGTAAACACATTAACCTGAACTTGTAAATGATCTCGTTACTCAAACTGATTAAGTTGTGTGTTATCTTTTGTCTCAGTGCGCCACAAATTTCCTTCACCTCTCAAGCGCTTTAAATTATGTTTCACTGAGCACCGATGTAACTTCGGCTTGCCATCAGTCCCTGTATCGTGATATAAATGACTTCACAACAACGGTGATAATAATATTACGGGCAAAcgataaagtcata from Paramisgurnus dabryanus chromosome 8, PD_genome_1.1, whole genome shotgun sequence includes:
- the thap12b gene encoding THAP domain containing 12b is translated as MPNFCAAPNCTRKSTQSDLAFFRFPRDPERCRLWVENCRRADLEEKTPEQLNKHYRLCAKHFEPAMICKTSPYRTVLRDTAIPTIFDLTSHLGNPHSRHRKRIKILTDEEVQKMRERRLDSSLDQLLSRKECESQDGNETTDEVPQLSTGQKEWRDFLRSLFEVVILIGRQNFPYSCNAKMEEVEEQPDSASNFQALLESRINAGDEFLRRRFETTSVAEEYWPAVRQKQMLEVCEKGIREEILQQVRECRFYSIITGELLEFPDGDHLPIFLRFVDQANTVREEFIEFLSLEGEEISIAERLESLITKDWGLGLEHCRGQAHAGSGVLATKMKVIAAHLKEKYPMAVITPISTCALNVYLANGMPLTGVQVVMTVLKKTDAFFKACPSLQTELDKAISILCQENTEKESNLKEGLRSTWTDLHNVFEMVVDLMEPLLLCMDSIHDNEDLKWNDQITSEAYAISEALADFEFIVTLVVLKNALSFTRAFGKNLQGETLDVFFAANSLTAVLHSLHEVMDNLEVYHEFWFEEAVNLATAMEVPVKVPRLFLRKQQAGGAMEIQPESFFKEYLTLPVMEYVAQEVKDIFSENHLKALKCLSLVPAVMGQMKFNTSEDPHVDVYRSDLPHPDTLPAELHCWRIKWKHRGKEVSLPCTIHETLQHSDVKFFPNVSAFLKILATLPVLKLDGSHGETAQKRLQAYIIDTSLHQRCKNLAVLNINYHIKTDLEEMVQCYIKSYPEDGESD